The following are encoded together in the Bradyrhizobium genosp. L genome:
- a CDS encoding ABC transporter substrate-binding protein, translated as MRHLLAVAAMLAAMTAAAQAQISDGVVRIGVLTDLSSWGRDNSGPGSVEAAKMAVEEFGPTVLGKPIEIIAADHQMKTDVGVQIVRDWFDNGKVDAVADIPNSGIAIAVHNMVRERNRIALLSGPGASSLTDELCSPNTVHFSYDTYALSKVTASAVIKEGGKSWFFITADYAFGQQLEKDATRFINEMGGKVLGGVRHPTNTADFSSFALQAQSSKADVVAFANAGQDTDNAIKQAGEFGLAQGGQKLVGLLMFDTDVHAVGLNAAQGTYMTTASYWNMDDKTRAWSQKFFARAKVMPTMIHTGVYGSVLHYLKAIQAAGTDDPQKVMAKMRELPIEDVFVHGGKLREDGRVIRDMYLAKVKKPSESREPWDYLDIVKTVKGEDAFRPVSESKCPLLKK; from the coding sequence ATGAGACATTTGTTGGCGGTGGCAGCCATGCTTGCGGCCATGACCGCAGCCGCGCAGGCGCAGATTTCCGACGGCGTGGTGCGGATCGGCGTGCTGACCGACCTCTCGAGCTGGGGCCGCGACAACTCCGGGCCGGGCTCGGTGGAAGCGGCCAAGATGGCGGTCGAGGAATTCGGGCCGACCGTGCTCGGCAAGCCGATCGAGATCATCGCGGCCGATCACCAGATGAAGACCGATGTCGGGGTCCAGATCGTCCGCGACTGGTTCGACAACGGCAAGGTCGACGCCGTCGCCGACATCCCGAATTCCGGCATCGCGATCGCCGTGCACAACATGGTCCGCGAGCGCAACAGGATCGCGCTGCTGTCCGGTCCCGGCGCGAGCTCGCTGACCGACGAATTGTGCAGCCCCAATACGGTGCATTTCTCCTACGACACCTATGCGCTCTCCAAGGTGACGGCCTCCGCCGTGATCAAGGAAGGCGGCAAATCCTGGTTCTTCATCACCGCCGACTACGCGTTCGGCCAGCAGCTCGAGAAGGACGCCACGCGCTTCATCAACGAGATGGGCGGCAAGGTGCTCGGCGGCGTGCGGCATCCGACCAATACCGCCGACTTCTCCTCCTTCGCGCTGCAGGCGCAGAGCTCGAAGGCCGACGTGGTGGCGTTCGCCAATGCCGGCCAGGACACCGACAACGCGATCAAGCAGGCCGGCGAGTTCGGCCTCGCGCAAGGCGGCCAGAAGCTGGTCGGCCTTTTGATGTTCGACACCGACGTACATGCGGTCGGGCTCAACGCCGCGCAGGGCACCTACATGACGACGGCGTCGTACTGGAATATGGACGACAAGACCCGGGCGTGGTCGCAAAAATTCTTCGCCCGCGCCAAGGTGATGCCGACCATGATCCACACCGGCGTCTACGGCTCGGTGCTGCATTATCTGAAGGCGATCCAGGCCGCCGGCACCGACGATCCGCAGAAAGTAATGGCCAAAATGCGCGAGCTGCCGATCGAGGACGTCTTCGTGCACGGCGGCAAATTGCGCGAGGATGGCCGCGTGATCCGCGACATGTATCTGGCGAAGGTCAAGAAGCCTTCGGAATCCAGGGAGCCGTGGGATTATCTCGACATCGTCAAGACGGTGAAGGGCGAAGACGCCTTCCGTCCCGTCTCCGAGTCCAAATGCCCGCTGTTGAAGAAATAG
- a CDS encoding FAD-dependent oxidoreductase has product MPAVEEIGSLHVASEETYECDALVIGSGCAGLSAAVTAGHHGLKVLVVEKEPKFGGTTARSGGWLWIPGTSLAKAWGIEESTDQAKTYLRHEAGNSFDAARVDAFLTEGPKAVDFFTTKTAVRFDMPLTFPDYHAEAPGGAQGGRSMVTRPFDGHELGEAIKDLGSPLPELTVFGMMLGSGKEIVHFMRATRSLTSAAYVAKRLSKHAMDVARSGRGMTLTNGNALAGRLAKSAFDLNIPLWLSSPVRELIVEGGAVTGAIVMREGRAVRVNARHGVVLACGGFPHDVARRQKMFPHAPTGKEHYSPGPIGNTGDGLRLAESAGGRVEDTLPNAAAWVPVSVTTRKDGSKGVMPHFIDRAKPGVIAVTRDGKRFANEGNSYHDFVRAMMKAAKPGEEIAAFLLCDHQTLRKYGLGCVPPRPMPLGHHLKSGYLKRGATLGELAAQTGIDAKALEATVAEFNAAAAEGRDPAFGKGSRAYNRYQGDALHGPNPCVAPVQHGPFYAIKMVVGDLGTYAGIRTDANARALDADGRPIQGLYAAGNDMASIMGGNYPGAGITLGPALTFGYIAGKHIAGAAAT; this is encoded by the coding sequence ATGCCCGCTGTTGAAGAAATAGGATCGCTTCACGTGGCCAGCGAAGAAACGTATGAATGCGACGCGCTCGTCATCGGCTCCGGCTGCGCCGGGCTGTCGGCGGCGGTCACCGCCGGCCATCATGGCCTGAAGGTGCTGGTGGTCGAGAAGGAGCCGAAATTCGGCGGCACCACCGCGCGCTCCGGCGGCTGGCTGTGGATCCCCGGCACCTCGCTGGCGAAGGCTTGGGGCATCGAGGAGAGCACGGACCAGGCCAAGACCTATCTGCGCCACGAGGCCGGCAACAGTTTCGATGCCGCGCGCGTCGATGCGTTCCTGACCGAAGGGCCGAAAGCGGTCGACTTCTTCACGACCAAGACCGCGGTGCGTTTCGACATGCCGCTGACCTTCCCGGACTATCATGCCGAAGCGCCCGGCGGCGCGCAGGGCGGCCGCTCGATGGTGACGCGGCCGTTCGACGGCCACGAGCTCGGTGAGGCCATCAAGGATCTCGGCAGCCCCCTGCCCGAGCTCACCGTGTTCGGCATGATGCTCGGCTCCGGCAAGGAGATCGTCCATTTCATGCGCGCGACGCGCTCGCTGACCTCGGCGGCCTATGTCGCGAAACGGCTGTCGAAGCACGCCATGGACGTCGCGCGCAGCGGCCGCGGCATGACCTTGACCAACGGCAACGCGCTGGCCGGCCGGCTGGCGAAATCCGCGTTCGACCTCAATATCCCGCTGTGGCTGTCTTCGCCGGTGCGCGAACTGATCGTCGAGGGCGGCGCGGTGACCGGCGCCATCGTCATGCGCGAGGGCCGCGCGGTCCGCGTCAACGCCAGGCACGGCGTGGTGCTGGCCTGCGGCGGCTTCCCGCACGATGTCGCCCGGCGGCAGAAGATGTTTCCGCACGCGCCGACCGGCAAGGAGCACTATTCGCCGGGTCCCATCGGCAACACCGGCGACGGCCTGCGGCTCGCCGAATCCGCCGGCGGCCGCGTCGAGGATACGCTGCCGAATGCGGCGGCCTGGGTGCCGGTCTCGGTGACGACGCGCAAGGACGGCTCGAAAGGCGTGATGCCGCACTTCATCGATCGCGCCAAGCCGGGCGTGATCGCTGTCACGCGCGACGGCAAGCGCTTTGCCAACGAAGGCAATTCCTACCACGACTTCGTGCGGGCGATGATGAAAGCCGCAAAGCCCGGCGAGGAGATCGCAGCCTTCCTGCTCTGCGATCACCAGACGCTGCGCAAATACGGCCTGGGCTGCGTGCCGCCGCGCCCGATGCCGCTCGGCCATCATCTCAAAAGCGGCTACCTCAAGCGCGGTGCGACCTTGGGCGAGCTTGCCGCACAAACCGGCATCGACGCCAAGGCGCTCGAGGCCACCGTCGCCGAATTCAACGCGGCCGCAGCCGAAGGCCGCGATCCCGCCTTCGGCAAGGGTTCGCGTGCCTACAACCGCTACCAGGGCGACGCGCTGCATGGCCCCAATCCCTGCGTTGCGCCGGTCCAACACGGCCCGTTCTATGCCATCAAGATGGTGGTCGGCGATCTCGGCACCTATGCCGGCATCCGCACCGACGCCAATGCCCGCGCGCTCGATGCCGACGGCCGGCCGATCCAAGGCCTCTATGCCGCTGGCAACGACATGGCGAGCATCATGGGCGGCAACTATCCCGGCGCCGGCATCACGCTTGGCCCTGCGCTGACCTTCGGCTACATCGCGGGCAAGCACATCGCGGGCGCGGCTGCGACATAG
- a CDS encoding IclR family transcriptional regulator, translating into MTKESRGIQSIEVGGELLRALARNGEPMMLRDLAREAGMPPAKAHPYLVSFSRIGLIEQDESTGRYEIGALALELGLISLRRLSAVRIATPRIAALADSVNHAVSLSVWGTHGPTVVRLEEPSHPVHIAMRVGSVVALLETATGRAFAAFMPPNAVKAALDSGLDRLGVGYNPKRAPASAKTVQMLAEVRSHRLARAIGDPLPGVNAFAAPVFDHAGHVALVITAMGPEGTFDANWDSPIAAALQACAGDISRQLGHSLSPSDPRGG; encoded by the coding sequence ATGACGAAAGAGAGCCGCGGCATCCAGTCGATCGAAGTGGGCGGCGAGCTGTTGCGTGCGCTTGCCCGCAACGGCGAGCCGATGATGCTGCGCGACCTCGCGCGCGAAGCGGGCATGCCGCCGGCCAAGGCGCATCCCTATCTCGTCAGCTTTTCCCGCATCGGCCTGATCGAGCAGGACGAGAGCACCGGCCGCTACGAGATCGGCGCGCTGGCGCTCGAGCTCGGCCTGATCAGCCTGCGCCGGCTCTCGGCCGTGCGCATCGCCACGCCGCGGATCGCCGCCCTCGCCGACAGCGTCAACCACGCCGTGTCGCTCTCGGTCTGGGGCACGCACGGGCCGACCGTGGTGCGGCTCGAGGAGCCGAGCCATCCCGTGCATATCGCGATGCGCGTCGGCTCGGTGGTCGCGCTGCTGGAGACCGCGACCGGCCGGGCGTTCGCCGCCTTCATGCCGCCGAACGCGGTGAAGGCCGCGCTCGATAGCGGTCTCGACCGGCTCGGCGTCGGCTACAATCCGAAACGTGCGCCGGCGAGTGCGAAGACGGTACAGATGTTGGCCGAGGTCCGCAGCCACCGGCTCGCGCGCGCGATCGGCGACCCCCTGCCCGGCGTCAACGCGTTCGCCGCGCCGGTGTTCGACCATGCCGGCCATGTCGCGCTGGTGATCACCGCGATGGGACCGGAAGGCACCTTCGACGCCAACTGGGACAGCCCGATCGCAGCCGCGCTACAAGCCTGCGCCGGCGATATCTCGCGGCAGTTGGGCCACAGCCTATCGCCGTCGGATCCGCGGGGCGGCTGA
- the ahcY gene encoding adenosylhomocysteinase, whose protein sequence is MNAPTKPGFTDYIVKDISLADFGRKELSLAETEMPGLMATREEYGPKQPLKGARIAGSLHMTIQTGVLIETLAALGADIRWVSCNIYSTQDHAAAAIAAAGIPVFAVKGETLTEYWDYTAKLFDWHGGGHPNMILDDGGDATMYVHLGLRAENGDAAFLDKPGSEEEEVFFALLKKQLKEKPKGYFAEIAKSIKGVSEETTTGVHRLYDMQKAGTLLWPAINVNDSVTKSKFDNLYGCRESLVDGIRRGTDVMMSGKVAMVAGFGDVGKGSAASLRQAGCRVMVSEIDPICALQASMEGYEVTTMEDAAPRADIFVTATGNKDIITIEHMRAMKDRAIVCNIGHFDNEIQIASLRNLKWTNIKPQVDEIEFPDKHRIIMLSEGRLVNLGNAMGHPSFVMSASFTNQTLAQIELFANNRDGKYKKEVYVLPKSLDEKVARLHLAKIGVKLTELRKDQADYIGVKQEGPYKSDHYRY, encoded by the coding sequence ATGAACGCCCCCACGAAGCCCGGCTTCACCGACTACATCGTCAAGGATATTTCGCTGGCCGATTTCGGCCGCAAGGAGCTCTCGCTCGCCGAGACCGAGATGCCCGGCCTGATGGCCACCCGCGAAGAGTACGGCCCGAAACAGCCGCTGAAGGGCGCGCGTATCGCGGGTTCGCTGCACATGACGATCCAGACCGGCGTGCTGATCGAGACGCTGGCAGCGCTCGGCGCCGACATTCGCTGGGTCTCCTGCAACATCTATTCGACCCAGGACCACGCCGCTGCCGCGATCGCCGCGGCTGGCATTCCGGTGTTCGCGGTCAAGGGTGAGACGCTGACCGAGTACTGGGACTACACCGCCAAGCTGTTCGACTGGCACGGTGGCGGTCATCCAAACATGATCCTCGACGACGGCGGCGATGCCACCATGTACGTCCATCTCGGTCTGCGCGCCGAGAACGGCGACGCCGCCTTCCTGGACAAGCCGGGTTCGGAAGAAGAGGAAGTCTTCTTCGCGCTGTTGAAGAAGCAGCTCAAGGAAAAGCCGAAGGGCTACTTCGCCGAGATCGCCAAGAGCATCAAGGGCGTTTCCGAAGAGACCACCACGGGCGTGCATCGTCTCTATGACATGCAAAAGGCCGGCACGCTGCTGTGGCCGGCGATCAACGTCAACGACAGTGTCACCAAGTCGAAGTTCGACAACCTCTATGGCTGCCGTGAATCGCTGGTCGACGGCATCCGCCGCGGCACCGACGTGATGATGTCGGGCAAGGTGGCAATGGTCGCGGGCTTCGGCGATGTCGGCAAGGGTTCGGCCGCCTCGCTGCGCCAGGCCGGCTGCCGCGTCATGGTGTCGGAGATCGATCCGATCTGCGCGCTGCAGGCGTCGATGGAGGGCTATGAAGTCACGACCATGGAAGACGCCGCGCCTCGTGCCGACATCTTCGTGACCGCGACCGGCAACAAGGACATCATCACGATCGAGCACATGCGCGCGATGAAGGACCGCGCCATCGTCTGCAACATCGGCCACTTCGACAACGAGATCCAGATCGCGTCTCTGCGCAATCTGAAGTGGACCAACATCAAGCCGCAGGTCGACGAGATCGAATTCCCCGACAAGCACCGCATCATCATGCTGTCGGAAGGCCGCCTGGTGAACCTCGGCAACGCCATGGGCCATCCGTCCTTCGTGATGTCGGCGTCGTTCACCAACCAGACGCTGGCGCAGATCGAGCTGTTCGCCAACAACAGGGACGGAAAGTACAAGAAGGAAGTCTACGTGCTGCCGAAGTCGCTGGACGAGAAGGTCGCCCGCCTGCATCTCGCCAAGATCGGCGTCAAGCTGACCGAGCTGCGCAAGGACCAGGCCGACTATATCGGCGTCAAGCAGGAAGGTCCGTACAAGAGCGACCACTACCGCTACTGA
- the metK gene encoding methionine adenosyltransferase gives MRASYLFTSESVSEGHPDKVCDRISDEIVDLFYREGPKAGIDPWAIRAACETLATTNKVVIAGETRGPASVTNDQIEGVVRSAIKDIGYEQDGFHWEKCDIEILLHPQSADIAQGVDALQPGETKEEGAGDQGIMFGYATNETPDLMPAPIFYAHKILRLISEARHSGREKVLGPDSKSQVTVQYENGKPVGVREIVVSHQHLVEDISSKQIRDIVEPYVRQALPKEWISDKTIWHINPTGKFYIGGPDGDSGLTGRKIIVDTYGGAAPHGGGAFSGKDPTKVDRSAAYAARYVAKNVVAAGLADRCTLQLAYAIGVARPLSIYIDTHGTGKVSEDELEKAVAKAMDLTPRGIRSHLDLNRPIYARTSAYGHFGRTPDNEGGFSWEKTDLVEPLKRAL, from the coding sequence ATGCGCGCGTCCTATCTGTTCACCAGCGAGTCGGTTTCCGAAGGCCATCCGGACAAGGTCTGCGATCGCATCTCGGACGAGATCGTAGACCTGTTCTACCGCGAAGGGCCGAAGGCCGGCATCGATCCGTGGGCCATCCGAGCAGCGTGCGAAACGCTCGCCACCACCAACAAGGTGGTGATCGCCGGCGAGACCCGCGGCCCGGCCTCGGTCACCAATGACCAGATCGAGGGCGTGGTTCGCTCCGCGATCAAGGACATCGGCTACGAGCAGGACGGCTTCCACTGGGAGAAGTGCGACATCGAGATCCTCTTGCATCCGCAGTCGGCCGACATCGCGCAGGGCGTCGACGCGCTGCAGCCCGGCGAGACCAAGGAAGAGGGCGCCGGCGACCAGGGCATCATGTTCGGCTACGCCACCAACGAGACGCCCGACCTGATGCCGGCGCCGATCTTCTACGCCCACAAGATTCTGCGGCTGATCTCGGAAGCCCGCCACTCCGGCCGCGAGAAGGTGCTCGGCCCGGACTCCAAGAGCCAGGTCACCGTGCAGTACGAGAACGGCAAGCCGGTCGGCGTCCGCGAGATCGTGGTCTCGCATCAGCATCTGGTCGAGGACATCTCGTCCAAGCAGATCCGCGACATCGTCGAGCCCTATGTGCGTCAGGCGCTGCCGAAGGAGTGGATCAGCGACAAGACGATCTGGCACATCAACCCGACCGGCAAGTTCTACATCGGCGGTCCCGACGGCGATTCCGGCCTGACCGGCCGCAAGATCATCGTCGACACCTATGGCGGCGCGGCCCCGCATGGCGGCGGCGCGTTCTCCGGCAAGGATCCGACCAAGGTCGACCGCTCCGCGGCCTATGCCGCGCGCTACGTCGCCAAGAACGTCGTCGCGGCCGGTCTCGCCGACCGCTGCACCTTGCAGCTCGCCTACGCGATCGGCGTGGCGCGTCCGCTGTCGATCTACATCGACACCCACGGCACCGGCAAGGTGTCGGAGGATGAGCTCGAGAAGGCGGTTGCCAAGGCGATGGACCTGACGCCGCGCGGCATCCGCAGCCATCTCGACCTCAACCGTCCGATCTACGCGCGCACCTCGGCCTACGGCCATTTCGGCCGCACGCCCGACAATGAGGGCGGCTTCTCCTGGGAGAAGACCGATCTCGTCGAGCCGCTGAAGCGCGCGCTCTGA
- a CDS encoding caspase family protein: MRRLLLIPCLLAAVLWAVPCFAQSRAQLGPLCTTDTTPADQMVDACSKIIALKAFTGEKLATVYFWRAVGWNKKGNYAQVIADATEAIRLKPSTAVYNLRGSAYYDKGEYDIAIADFNDALRIGPANGIVYHNRGNAWRGKGDYAKAIADYDAAIKAGPKSAFSYQNRGICRLALGDLDAALADINDAIRIDPSLPQPLINRGVIWRAKGDIDRAISDTTEAIRLAKAKAPANIMTPPGSVLISAYTQRGLAHEAKGDAEHAKQDYATVLEGRASDAGSKANQATAKVRLSLLQEAATAPRKAAEAPAAAPASAAPTTAATAAPAAPAPAAPAEAATSVRRVALVIGNGAYAHVRALPNPTNDARAVAKSLREIGFTVSEGLDLDRDAMQRTIRDFLREAARAQVAVVYYAGHGVQIDGRNYLVPVDIDLTPGSRITDAMVDMDTIMAGLDDQIRTNILILDACRNNPMASQLASAGPSRGIEASPGLAAPTSLGSGSTLGAGTLIAFATAPGQIALDGEGVNSPFSAALSRHIGTPGLEVQQMLTRVRAEVVAATKGKQVPWSNSSLLGEVYLAEK; encoded by the coding sequence ATGCGCCGCCTGCTCCTGATCCCCTGCCTGCTTGCCGCCGTCCTGTGGGCAGTGCCCTGCTTTGCCCAGTCACGCGCGCAGCTTGGCCCACTCTGCACCACCGACACGACGCCGGCGGACCAGATGGTCGATGCCTGCAGCAAGATCATCGCGCTGAAAGCGTTCACCGGCGAGAAGCTCGCCACGGTCTATTTCTGGCGCGCGGTCGGCTGGAACAAGAAAGGCAATTACGCGCAGGTGATCGCTGACGCCACCGAGGCGATCCGGCTCAAGCCCAGCACCGCCGTCTACAATCTGCGCGGCTCGGCCTACTACGACAAAGGCGAGTACGACATCGCGATCGCCGACTTCAACGATGCGCTGCGCATCGGGCCTGCGAACGGCATCGTCTACCACAATCGCGGCAATGCCTGGCGCGGCAAGGGCGACTACGCCAAGGCGATCGCCGACTACGATGCCGCGATCAAGGCCGGGCCGAAATCGGCGTTCTCCTATCAGAACCGCGGCATCTGCCGGCTGGCGCTCGGCGATCTCGACGCCGCGCTCGCCGACATCAACGACGCCATCAGGATCGATCCGTCGCTGCCGCAGCCGCTGATCAACCGCGGCGTGATCTGGCGCGCCAAGGGCGACATCGACCGCGCGATATCAGACACCACGGAAGCGATCCGGCTGGCAAAGGCAAAAGCCCCCGCCAACATCATGACGCCGCCCGGCAGCGTGTTGATCTCGGCCTACACCCAGCGCGGCCTCGCCCATGAAGCCAAGGGCGACGCCGAGCATGCCAAGCAGGATTACGCGACGGTGCTCGAAGGTCGGGCCTCCGACGCCGGGAGCAAGGCCAACCAGGCCACCGCCAAGGTACGTCTCTCGCTATTGCAGGAAGCGGCTACTGCGCCGCGCAAGGCCGCCGAGGCGCCTGCTGCCGCGCCGGCAAGCGCTGCGCCGACCACCGCCGCCACGGCTGCTCCAGCCGCACCGGCACCGGCCGCGCCAGCGGAGGCCGCAACAAGCGTGCGGCGGGTTGCGCTGGTGATCGGCAACGGCGCCTACGCCCATGTCAGGGCGCTGCCCAATCCGACCAATGATGCGCGCGCCGTCGCAAAGAGCCTGCGCGAGATCGGCTTCACGGTCTCCGAGGGCCTCGATCTCGATCGCGACGCGATGCAGCGGACGATCCGTGACTTCCTGCGCGAAGCGGCGCGCGCGCAGGTCGCCGTGGTCTATTATGCCGGCCATGGCGTGCAGATCGACGGCCGCAACTATCTGGTGCCGGTCGACATCGATCTCACGCCCGGCAGCCGCATCACCGATGCAATGGTCGACATGGACACCATCATGGCCGGCCTCGACGATCAGATCCGCACCAACATCCTGATCCTCGATGCCTGCCGCAACAACCCGATGGCATCGCAGCTGGCGTCCGCCGGTCCGAGCCGCGGCATCGAGGCCAGTCCCGGCCTGGCCGCGCCGACTTCGCTCGGCTCAGGCTCGACGCTCGGCGCCGGCACGCTGATCGCATTCGCGACCGCGCCGGGCCAGATCGCGCTCGACGGCGAAGGCGTCAACAGCCCGTTCTCGGCAGCGCTGTCGCGCCACATCGGCACGCCCGGCCTCGAAGTGCAGCAGATGCTCACACGGGTGCGCGCCGAAGTGGTCGCCGCGACCAAGGGCAAGCAGGTGCCATGGTCGAATTCCTCGCTGCTCGGCGAGGTCTATCTGGCGGAGAAGTGA
- a CDS encoding cobalamin-independent methionine synthase II family protein, producing the protein MQRTKPPFRADEVGSLLRPPKIKEARARLEKGEIAADELRKIEDMEIEKVVHKQASIGLKLATDGEFRRSWWHFDFLSHLTGCELFHPDIGIQFAGVQTRHDAIRVIDKLDFSDQHPMLDHFRFLKKYADQAHVTPKMTIPSPAVLHFRGGRKLISKEVYPDLEEFYEDLGKTYRKAVKAFYDAGCRYLQFDDTVWAYLCSQEELQKSRERGDNPDGLQEIYARIINYAIAERPSDMVISTHVCRGNFRSTWISSGGYEPVAETMLAGTNYDGYFLEYDSDRAGGFEPLRFLPKGNKVVVVGVITSKFGELESKDAIKRRLEEAAKFAPLEQLAVSPQCGFASTEEGNILSEEEQWAKLRLAVEVAEEVWGR; encoded by the coding sequence ATGCAGCGAACCAAGCCTCCGTTCCGCGCCGACGAGGTCGGCAGCCTGTTGCGGCCGCCGAAGATCAAGGAGGCCCGCGCCAGGCTGGAGAAGGGCGAGATTGCAGCCGACGAGCTGCGCAAGATCGAGGACATGGAGATCGAGAAGGTCGTGCACAAGCAGGCCTCGATCGGGCTCAAGCTCGCGACCGACGGCGAGTTCCGCCGCTCCTGGTGGCACTTCGATTTCCTCAGCCACCTCACCGGCTGTGAGCTGTTCCATCCCGACATCGGCATCCAGTTCGCGGGCGTGCAGACCCGGCACGATGCCATCCGGGTGATCGACAAGCTCGACTTCTCCGATCAGCACCCGATGCTCGATCACTTCCGCTTCCTGAAGAAATATGCCGACCAGGCCCATGTCACGCCGAAGATGACGATCCCGTCGCCGGCGGTGCTGCATTTCCGCGGCGGCCGCAAGCTGATCTCCAAGGAGGTCTATCCGGATCTCGAGGAATTCTACGAGGATCTCGGCAAGACCTATCGGAAAGCGGTGAAGGCGTTCTACGACGCCGGCTGCCGCTATTTGCAGTTCGACGACACCGTGTGGGCGTATCTGTGCTCGCAGGAGGAGCTGCAGAAATCGCGCGAGCGCGGCGACAATCCCGACGGCCTGCAGGAGATCTACGCCCGCATCATCAACTACGCGATCGCCGAGCGTCCGTCCGACATGGTGATATCGACACATGTCTGCCGCGGCAATTTCCGCTCGACCTGGATCTCCTCCGGCGGCTACGAGCCGGTCGCCGAGACCATGCTGGCCGGCACCAACTACGACGGCTACTTCCTCGAATATGATTCCGACCGCGCCGGCGGCTTCGAGCCGCTGCGCTTCCTGCCGAAGGGCAACAAGGTCGTGGTGGTCGGCGTCATCACCTCGAAGTTCGGCGAGCTCGAGAGCAAGGACGCCATCAAGCGGCGGCTGGAGGAGGCGGCGAAGTTCGCGCCGCTCGAGCAGCTCGCGGTGTCGCCGCAATGCGGTTTTGCTTCGACCGAAGAGGGCAACATCCTCTCCGAGGAGGAGCAGTGGGCGAAGTTGCGGCTCGCCGTCGAGGTCGCGGAAGAGGTGTGGGGGCGATAA
- a CDS encoding ABC transporter ATP-binding protein, with protein MPDLLTIEGLRAGYGEAVVLPDMSLSLAEGQVLALLGRNGTGKTTLINSIVGIVRRFGGTVALAGHDITALRPDQRARAGIGWVPQERNIFRSLTVEENMTAVAQPGPWTVERVYEMFPRLKERRSNFGNQLSGGEQQMLAIGRALTLNPKVLLLDEPTEGLAPIIVEELLRAIGTITRAGGICSVIVEQHAQKILGLADRVVILERGTIVHDAESRALKADPSILERHLGVSGAKAH; from the coding sequence ATGCCTGATCTTCTCACCATCGAGGGCCTGCGCGCCGGATATGGCGAGGCGGTGGTGCTGCCCGACATGTCGCTGTCGCTGGCCGAAGGCCAGGTGCTGGCGCTGCTCGGGCGCAACGGCACCGGCAAGACCACGCTGATCAATTCGATCGTCGGCATCGTCAGGCGTTTTGGCGGCACGGTCGCGCTCGCGGGTCACGACATCACGGCGCTGCGGCCGGACCAGCGCGCCCGCGCTGGCATCGGCTGGGTGCCGCAGGAGCGCAATATCTTCCGCTCGCTCACCGTCGAGGAGAACATGACCGCGGTGGCGCAGCCGGGACCATGGACGGTCGAGCGGGTGTATGAGATGTTCCCGCGGCTCAAGGAGCGGCGCAGCAATTTCGGCAATCAGCTCTCCGGTGGCGAACAGCAGATGCTGGCGATCGGCCGCGCGCTGACCTTGAACCCGAAGGTGCTGCTGCTCGACGAGCCGACCGAGGGGCTCGCGCCGATCATCGTCGAGGAATTGCTCAGGGCGATCGGAACCATCACACGGGCCGGCGGCATCTGCTCTGTGATCGTTGAACAACACGCGCAAAAGATTCTGGGGCTCGCCGACCGCGTTGTGATATTGGAGCGCGGCACGATCGTGCACGACGCCGAGAGCCGGGCGCTGAAGGCCGATCCGTCCATCCTGGAGCGCCATCTCGGCGTCTCCGGGGCCAAAGCACATTAG
- a CDS encoding ABC transporter ATP-binding protein: MTIALETCNLEKSFGGLRVTRDLSLKVAQGARHALIGPNGAGKTTVINQLTGVLKPNSGRILLEGSDITDLPVHKRVLRGLSRTFQINQLYADLTPLETIGLAVSERMGRGGDWWRRMGTRDDVNGEIAEILSRFHLLDVMTEPTATLAYGKQRLLEIAVAISAKPRVLLLDEPAAGVPESERHDILAAVAALPRDVTVLLIEHDMDLVFSFADRISVLVNGGLLTEGAPDEVARDPQVKAVYLGEAADA; the protein is encoded by the coding sequence ATGACGATCGCGCTCGAAACATGCAATCTCGAGAAATCGTTCGGCGGCCTGCGCGTCACCCGCGATCTCTCGCTGAAGGTGGCGCAGGGCGCCCGCCATGCGCTGATCGGGCCGAACGGCGCCGGCAAGACCACCGTCATCAACCAGCTCACCGGCGTGCTGAAGCCGAACAGCGGCCGCATCCTGCTCGAAGGCAGCGACATCACCGATCTTCCCGTGCACAAGCGGGTGCTGCGCGGGCTGTCGCGCACCTTCCAGATCAACCAGCTCTATGCCGACCTGACCCCGCTCGAGACCATCGGCCTTGCGGTCTCCGAGCGGATGGGCCGCGGCGGCGACTGGTGGCGACGGATGGGGACGCGCGACGACGTCAACGGCGAGATCGCCGAGATCCTGTCGCGCTTCCATCTGCTCGACGTCATGACCGAGCCGACCGCGACGCTGGCCTATGGCAAGCAACGGCTGCTGGAGATCGCGGTCGCGATATCAGCCAAGCCGCGGGTGCTGCTGCTCGACGAGCCCGCCGCCGGCGTGCCCGAGAGCGAGCGTCATGACATCCTGGCTGCGGTCGCTGCGTTGCCGCGCGATGTCACGGTGCTCTTGATCGAGCACGACATGGACCTGGTGTTCTCCTTTGCCGACCGCATCTCGGTGCTGGTCAATGGCGGGCTGCTGACCGAAGGCGCGCCCGACGAGGTCGCGCGCGATCCGCAGGTGAAGGCAGTCTATCTCGGCGAGGCCGCCGATGCCTGA